A genomic region of Arachis stenosperma cultivar V10309 chromosome 9, arast.V10309.gnm1.PFL2, whole genome shotgun sequence contains the following coding sequences:
- the LOC130951766 gene encoding uncharacterized protein LOC130951766: MTTGNGKDDFVPYSPLPSNPNPIPYNYHSYPSYSPPQNVVVLLPRYHPDTTSRRRRRCLCYSALFFLFIILAVAVFFIYPSDPDIRLARIRLNRIGIRADPIPVLDVSFSVTVKVRNKDFFSVTYDRVFVSIGYRGRQLGVVEAAGGKIKARASSYVDATLVIDGFEVIYDAFYLLEDLAKGVIPFDTQTRVEGKLGLFFFDVPLKATVSCEVYVNVKNQTVARQDCYPESLGDKLDQSTNVGAEDA, translated from the exons ATGACCACCGGGAACGGGAAGGACGATTTCGTCCCTTACTCTCCCCTTCCCTCAAACCCTAATCCCATCCCTTACAATTACCATTCTTACCCTTCTTATTCCCCACCTCAAAACGTCGTCGTTCTTCTCCCCCGCTACCACCCCGACACCACCTCCCGCCGCCGCCGCCGCTGCCTCTGCTACTCCGCCTTATTCTTCCTCTTCATCATTCTCGCTGTCGCCGTCTTCTTCATCTACCCCTCCGACCCGGACATCCGCCTCGCTCGGATCCGCCTCAACCGGATCGGCATCCGAGCTGACCCGATACCGGTTCTCGACGTGTCCTTCTCCGTCACCGTTAAGGTTCGTAACAAGGACTTCTTCTCTGTAACTTATGACCGCGTCTTTGTTTCCATTGGGTACCGCGGCCGCCAGCTCGGGGTGGTGGAAGCCGCCGGAGGCAAGATCAAGGCGCGCGCCTCGTCCTACGTGGACGCCACGCTGGTCATTGATGGGTTCGAGGTGATCTACGACGCTTTCTACTTGCTTGAGGATCTTGCTAAGGGTGTTATCCCCTTCGATACACAAACGCGCGTGGAAGGGAAGCTAGGGTTGTTCTTCTTCGATGTTCCGTTGAAG GCAACTGTGTCATGTGAAGTGTATGTGAATGTGAAAAACCAGACAGTTGCTCGTCAAGACTGCTATCCTGAG